The following coding sequences are from one Primulina eburnea isolate SZY01 chromosome 15, ASM2296580v1, whole genome shotgun sequence window:
- the LOC140814373 gene encoding F-box/kelch-repeat protein At3g06240-like, with translation MADQTLPTDVLIQVLIRLPVKSIVKFRSVSKTWRDLIKSPMFVQEHQKRGRKQRVLLVKRFLPPKTRDYKAISSSRHWTSILKDLEISSYGHLHIVTHSLPPQNRQGKTYSFHDPEFLKLLVSPDLLIPIPILILNASNIPLQRHWNLNISIHGPCNGLICIAFEETVFLCNPALREYKMIPPLRFPLDYISIPLQHGFWFEPITGVYKVIRITNISYMADMVPGAEISFVFGESQVRFDLYNSASNSWKQIDAKVPDISYLPGYDLFYNGTIHWIAINASYSFPSILCFDVSEETSRQLYLPDNFNPSVRNLRLMEFNDSLAVVRYPHPRIQPYKTEIWVMTEYGVKESWTKQFVIGPNCVICPLRF, from the coding sequence ATGGCAGATCAAACGCTACCGACGGATGTGCTCATCCAAGTGTTGATACGTCTACCGGTGAAATCTATAGTAAAATTCAGGAGCGTTTCAAAAACTTGGCGTGATTTGATCAAGAGTCCTATGTTCGTCCAAGAACACCAAAAACGTGGGAGAAAACAGAGGGTACTGCTTGTCAAACGATTTTTGCCACCAAAAACTAGAGATTATAAGGCAATCTCCTCTTCCAGACATTGGACTTCAATCTTGAAAGATTTGGAAATCTCTTCTTACGGCCATTTGCATATCGTAACTCACAGTTTGCCACCACAAAATAGACAAGGTAAAACATATTCTTTTCACGACCCGGAGTTCCTCAAATTATTGGTCTCACCCGATCTGTTGATTCCGATTCCGATTCTGATTCTGAATGCTTCGAACATCCCTTTGCAACGGCATTGGAACTTAAACATCTCAATTCACGGCCCCTGCAATGGCCTTATTTGCATTGCTTTCGAAGAAACTGTTTTCTTGTGCAATCCGGCATTGCGAGAATACAAGATGATCCCCCCTCTGAGATTTCCACTGGACTATATTTCCATTCCTTTACAACATGGATTTTGGTTTGAGCCAATTACTGGTGTTTACAAGGTTATCCGGATTACGAATATTAGTTATATGGCGGATATGGTGCCCGGCGCAGAAATCTCATTCGTTTTCGGGGAGAGTCAGGTCAGGTTTGATTTGTACAATTCAGCCTCCAATTCCTGGAAACAAATAGATGCAAAAGTGCCTGATATTAGTTATTTACCTGGTTATGATCTCTTTTATAATGGCACAATTCACTGGATCGCAATCAACGCTTCCTATAGTTTTCCATCCATTCTTTGCTTCGACGTGAGCGAAGAGACTTCTCGACAGTTATACTTACCCGACAATTTCAATCCTTCTGTAAGGAACCTGAGGCTGATGGAGTTCAATGACAGCCTCGCTGTGGTTCGGTATCCACACCCGAGGATACAACCATACAAGACCGAGATTTGGGTGATGACGGAATACGGGGTGAAAGAATCATGGACAAAACAGTTTGTCATCGGCCCTAATTGTGTTATCTGCCCTTTACGTTTTTGA